A section of the Streptomyces sp. CG1 genome encodes:
- a CDS encoding ROK family protein: MRSAPHHEAAPAMTPAASLVFTTLLSHGPLTRAEVGRRTSLSPAAVTKAVRPLMELGYLVEGVDEEARPAVGRPANLVWVDGGRALFIGIKVTGDEIIAVLADLCCRIRMARHVRLTGRAPEAVLPVLTALVQELLTEADGFGVRVRGLGIAISGDVDRGGGVVRYSPFLEWRDVPLAEIAGTATGLSVTVDNDVRALTVAEHWFGAGVGLSDFALVTVGAGIGCGLVVHGRVVSGAHGVAGEIGHLSLDPHGPPCHCGNRGCVEAIASDPAILRAVRAATDQPVTDAADALALAHRGDPAVRGVYARAGEAIGQAIGFLVNILGPERVIISGEGLAAYDLVAEGIRDAFAASAFGTAARCDLTTRPLPFEEWARGAAATAIQSFMGSGMWEEQR; the protein is encoded by the coding sequence ATGCGTTCGGCCCCCCATCACGAGGCGGCCCCGGCGATGACGCCGGCCGCTTCCCTGGTCTTCACCACCCTGCTCTCCCACGGTCCGCTCACTCGGGCCGAGGTGGGGCGGCGGACCAGCCTCTCTCCGGCCGCCGTCACCAAGGCGGTTCGTCCGCTGATGGAACTCGGCTATCTGGTCGAGGGGGTGGACGAAGAGGCGCGGCCGGCGGTGGGACGACCGGCCAACCTCGTCTGGGTGGACGGGGGGAGGGCGTTGTTCATCGGGATCAAGGTGACCGGCGACGAGATCATCGCCGTCCTGGCCGATCTGTGCTGCCGTATCCGGATGGCCCGTCATGTACGGCTGACGGGCCGGGCGCCGGAGGCGGTGCTTCCCGTCCTCACCGCGCTGGTACAGGAGTTGCTCACGGAGGCCGACGGATTCGGTGTGCGGGTCCGTGGGCTGGGCATCGCGATCTCGGGGGACGTGGACCGCGGCGGTGGTGTGGTCCGTTACTCGCCCTTCCTGGAGTGGCGGGACGTTCCGCTCGCCGAGATCGCTGGGACCGCGACCGGTCTGTCGGTCACGGTCGACAACGACGTACGGGCGCTGACGGTGGCCGAGCACTGGTTCGGGGCCGGTGTCGGGCTCTCGGACTTCGCCCTGGTGACCGTGGGCGCCGGTATCGGTTGTGGCCTGGTGGTGCACGGGCGGGTGGTGTCGGGCGCGCACGGCGTGGCCGGCGAGATCGGACATCTGTCACTCGATCCGCACGGCCCGCCCTGCCACTGCGGCAACCGGGGATGTGTGGAGGCGATCGCCTCCGACCCCGCCATACTGCGCGCGGTGCGCGCGGCGACGGACCAGCCGGTGACCGATGCGGCCGATGCTCTGGCGCTGGCTCACAGGGGAGATCCCGCTGTCAGAGGGGTCTACGCACGGGCCGGTGAGGCGATCGGCCAGGCCATCGGCTTCTTGGTGAACATCCTCGGTCCCGAGCGGGTGATCATCTCCGGGGAGGGCCTGGCCGCGTACGACCTGGTCGCCGAGGGCATCCGGGACGCGTTCGCCGCGTCCGCCTTCGGTACCGCCGCGCGGTGCGATCTGACGACACGCCCCCTGCCCTTCGAGGAGTGGGCACGCGGGGCCGCGGCCACCGCAATCCAGTCCTTCATGGGATCGGGTATGTGGGAGGAGCAGCGATGA
- a CDS encoding carbohydrate-binding protein, whose product MRSSPYRALRGALPGFPRRTVRSMLVLAVTAGLATAVPAAAQAAAVSPTSTPRARTSSAAPSVTAAATTADAPSETAAKPYMGWSSWSMQSSQYPGLNPYGNYSYLTEANVLKQTDALATTLKKYGYDYVNIDAGWWMDKNWTSEFDQYGRQTPDPVRFPHGMKSVADHIHAKGLKAGIYLPVGLEKGAYGGGKAPIRNAPGCTTADVVYPDLRTTNGWDSAYKLDFGNPCAQKYIDSQARMLADWGYDFLKLDGVGPGSFKSGDNYDNVADVAAWHRAIAATGRPIHLEISWSLDIGHAADWKKYSDGWRIDTDVECYCNTLVSWEHSVNVRWNDSPAWSHKAGPGGWNDLDAIDVGNGAMDGLTKAERQSYMTLWAINKSPLFTGDDLTQLDGYGLSLLTNQEVIAVDQNTSPVARPVTPMGDQQVWGTKNSDGTYTVALFNLGNSPSAVTADWASFGFTGAASVRDLWNHHNLGTYKKRITATLPAHGSRLFAVRPGSKLPTTGYEAESADNTLTGNASVAACDVCSGGKKVGNLYLDSKLQFNDITVKKDGIYTVNVAYVSGDPRSVTVYSNSGNGTSLKFPSTGDWSTVDTVSVQLALKAGSNTITFDSGWDYAPDIDRIDVPKTL is encoded by the coding sequence ATGCGGTCATCCCCGTACAGAGCCCTGCGCGGGGCCCTTCCCGGCTTCCCGCGCCGTACCGTCAGATCGATGCTGGTCCTGGCCGTCACGGCCGGACTCGCCACAGCGGTCCCGGCCGCCGCCCAGGCCGCGGCCGTGTCCCCCACATCCACGCCCCGGGCCCGCACCTCGTCCGCGGCCCCAAGCGTCACCGCCGCCGCGACCACAGCCGACGCCCCCTCCGAGACGGCGGCCAAGCCCTACATGGGCTGGTCCAGCTGGAGTATGCAGTCCTCCCAGTACCCGGGCCTGAACCCGTACGGCAATTACAGCTACCTGACCGAGGCGAACGTCCTGAAGCAGACGGACGCCCTCGCCACCACGCTGAAGAAGTACGGCTACGACTACGTCAACATCGACGCCGGCTGGTGGATGGACAAGAACTGGACGTCCGAGTTCGACCAGTACGGCCGGCAGACGCCCGACCCGGTCCGGTTTCCCCACGGTATGAAGTCGGTCGCCGACCACATTCACGCCAAGGGTCTCAAGGCCGGCATCTACCTGCCCGTCGGCCTGGAGAAGGGGGCGTACGGCGGGGGCAAGGCGCCGATCCGGAACGCCCCCGGCTGTACCACCGCGGACGTCGTCTACCCGGATCTGCGCACCACCAACGGCTGGGACAGCGCGTACAAGCTGGACTTCGGCAACCCGTGCGCCCAGAAGTACATCGACTCGCAGGCGCGGATGCTCGCGGACTGGGGCTACGACTTCCTGAAGCTGGACGGCGTGGGCCCGGGCTCTTTCAAGTCCGGGGACAACTACGACAACGTCGCGGACGTCGCCGCCTGGCACCGGGCAATCGCCGCCACCGGCCGCCCGATCCACCTGGAGATCTCCTGGTCGCTCGACATCGGTCACGCGGCCGACTGGAAGAAGTACTCCGATGGCTGGCGCATCGACACCGACGTCGAGTGCTACTGCAACACCCTGGTCAGCTGGGAGCACTCGGTCAACGTCCGGTGGAACGACTCCCCCGCGTGGAGCCACAAGGCGGGCCCGGGCGGCTGGAACGACCTCGACGCGATCGATGTCGGCAACGGGGCGATGGACGGCCTCACCAAGGCCGAACGGCAGAGCTATATGACGCTGTGGGCCATCAACAAGTCACCTCTGTTCACCGGCGACGACCTCACCCAGCTGGACGGCTACGGCCTCTCCCTCCTGACCAATCAGGAAGTCATCGCCGTCGACCAGAACACCTCGCCCGTCGCACGTCCGGTCACCCCGATGGGCGACCAGCAGGTGTGGGGAACCAAGAACTCCGACGGCACCTACACCGTCGCCCTGTTCAACCTGGGCAACTCGCCGTCCGCCGTCACCGCCGACTGGGCTTCCTTCGGCTTCACCGGCGCGGCCTCCGTACGCGATCTGTGGAACCACCACAACCTCGGGACGTACAAGAAGAGGATCACCGCGACGCTGCCCGCACACGGTTCACGGCTCTTCGCCGTGAGGCCCGGCAGCAAGCTGCCGACCACCGGCTATGAAGCCGAGTCCGCGGACAACACCCTGACCGGCAACGCCTCCGTCGCCGCATGCGACGTATGTTCCGGCGGCAAGAAGGTCGGCAATCTTTACCTCGACAGCAAGCTGCAGTTCAACGACATCACGGTGAAGAAGGACGGCATATACACCGTCAACGTCGCCTACGTCAGCGGCGACCCCCGCTCCGTGACCGTCTACTCCAACAGCGGCAACGGCACCAGCCTGAAGTTCCCCTCCACCGGCGACTGGAGCACGGTCGACACCGTCAGCGTCCAGTTGGCCCTCAAGGCGGGCTCCAACACCATCACGTTCGACAGCGGCTGGGACTACGCACCTGACATCGACAGGATCGACGTCCCCAAGACCCTCTGA